AAAAGATCATAGACACTTCTCAGGAAGGAATTTGGATCTTAGACAAAACGGGAAAAACTACGTTTGCAAATCCTAAAATCGGAGAACTCTACGGAATCAAACCGGAAGATATGATAGGACTGAATATCTTAGAAATCGTAGAACCCGATCGGAGAAGTTCGGTCGCCTATCGTTTAGAAGAACGTAAAAAAGGGAAAACCGAAATATCGGAGTACAATTTTGTAAATCAAAAAGGAGAAAAGAAGTTCGCGATCGCTTCCGCCAATCCTCTCTACGACGACTCAGGCAATTACGATGGCGCGCTCGCGATGATCGTAGATATCACTTCCTTAAAAATGGTCGAAGAAAGACTGAGGGAAAGCGAAAGACAGATCTCGACGATCATCAGCAACATTTCGGGTATCGTATATCGATGTAAGAACGACCCTCCTCATTGGACCATGGAGTATATCAGCGAAGGATGCCAACAACTCACCGGCTTTGCTACGAGTGATTTTTTGGAAGACAACGTCGTAAACTTTGGGGATCTCATCCTGGAAGAGGATAGAAGTATCGTTGAGTCCGGAGTTTTAGAATCCGTAGACGCCGGAGTCCCGTATCAACTGACTTATAGAATCCGCAAAAAGGACGGAAAGATCCAGTGGTGTTTCGAACAAGGAATGGGGGTTTTTGACTCAAAGGGAGTATTACAGGCGTTAGAAGGAGTGATCATCGACTACGCTCTACCGAAACAAGCCGAGGAAATGATTAGCAACTCTTTGAAGGAGAAAGAGTTACTTTTAAGAGAGATTCATCATCGGGTCAAAAACTATATGCAGGTTTTATCAAGTTTGATCGGCCTTCAATCGGAATATTCGACCGAACCCGGCGCCAAAAAGGTTTTGGAAGACAGCCAAAACAGAATCGCTTCTATGGCGATGATTCACGAAACGTTATATTCTAAAAGTGTGGAAAGCCAGATCTTTCTTCCGGATTATATCCGAAAGCTGATCTCCAATCTGATGCATTTTTTCGGATACGACGAAAAAGAACTCCAGACTACCGTTCACTGCGACTCTCTTGTTCTCAATCAAGGGATCCTGATTCCTATAGGTTTGATTCTTAACGAACTCATCACAAATTCTATGAAACACGCTTTCCCAAAAGTAAAAGGAATCAAAAAACTTTCGGTAAGTTTTACGATGGGCGAGCAGAACATTTCCTGTCTTGAAGTGATCGACAATGGACCCGGCAAGGATCCGAATTCTCCACCTAAAAAGGATTCCCTCGGGATGGAACTGATTTCGCTTTTGACTCATCAACTCAAAGGTCGCCTGGAAGAATTAACGTCTAACGAGCAGCATACGACTCGTATCTTCTTTCCCCTCAAATAAATTCGTCTATTCCGGTTTTCTAAGCCGCGACGGTTTCTTTTGTTCCATCCTTTTGGTAAGAAACGTCTTTCGAATTCGGAGTACGAGACGCGACTTCTTCGAAAGTTTCCTTGTATTTCTCATGATTGGTTCCCATGACTTTATCCCAAAAATTAAAATAAAGAGAATAATTACAGTTAAAATACTTATGATGCATATTGTGATGTGTCGTAGTATTGTGCCAGTTCGTAAACTTGCTTCTTAAAAACCAGGAAGGAAAGAGTTCGTAAGAAAGATGACCCAAAACGTTAAGCGAAGTCATATAAACAAAGAATACGAGCATCGCTCCCTGATGAAGGGGAAAAAGAACGGACGCAAGCGGAATGATCCCCGCCTCTACGATCGCTTCCAGAGGATGAAAAGAAAACGCCGCCCACGGAGAAGGATTCGTCGATTTATGATGAACGAGATGAAAACTTTTGAATAAGAGTTTATGGTGCATCATCCGATGCGTCCAGTAGAAGTAAGTGTCGTGCAAAAAGATCAAGGCGAAAATGCTGAAGATCAGATAAGCGATTCCGTAGTCCGAGACTTTTTCATAAATGAAATTGTATCCGTTTACCTGAGACCAAGCCGTAAAAATACCAGAAAGGGCAAAGATAAAAAACGTGATCAGGGAATATTTTACTTCGTGCCAA
This is a stretch of genomic DNA from Leptospira tipperaryensis. It encodes these proteins:
- a CDS encoding sterol desaturase family protein translates to MEELLSKVGYTGFFGIVWGTLFIRYVLFAGGAFLIVWVFLSKKLSHKLIQGKKPESERIWHEVKYSLITFFIFALSGIFTAWSQVNGYNFIYEKVSDYGIAYLIFSIFALIFLHDTYFYWTHRMMHHKLLFKSFHLVHHKSTNPSPWAAFSFHPLEAIVEAGIIPLASVLFPLHQGAMLVFFVYMTSLNVLGHLSYELFPSWFLRSKFTNWHNTTTHHNMHHKYFNCNYSLYFNFWDKVMGTNHEKYKETFEEVASRTPNSKDVSYQKDGTKETVAA
- a CDS encoding PAS domain S-box protein, with amino-acid sequence MQPSWIIPSIFFALTAVIILNLVYLFLFLTEKHKFLLFWLLSWFFQLIFLLGNLYRAALGQTEWILIATHFADVTRAFFLLAGCFLFSKKEIPKTIYWVFPFGFAWAILEEIYFPGSDLASAPIYMIVGGAHIYSGILLLRLPSTYYRGNHIAGWNFILWGIHTLDYPILRPIPEFAVVGFMLGGFFRMSAAISIILIYFEWSRESEIRLDSLYKKIIDTSQEGIWILDKTGKTTFANPKIGELYGIKPEDMIGLNILEIVEPDRRSSVAYRLEERKKGKTEISEYNFVNQKGEKKFAIASANPLYDDSGNYDGALAMIVDITSLKMVEERLRESERQISTIISNISGIVYRCKNDPPHWTMEYISEGCQQLTGFATSDFLEDNVVNFGDLILEEDRSIVESGVLESVDAGVPYQLTYRIRKKDGKIQWCFEQGMGVFDSKGVLQALEGVIIDYALPKQAEEMISNSLKEKELLLREIHHRVKNYMQVLSSLIGLQSEYSTEPGAKKVLEDSQNRIASMAMIHETLYSKSVESQIFLPDYIRKLISNLMHFFGYDEKELQTTVHCDSLVLNQGILIPIGLILNELITNSMKHAFPKVKGIKKLSVSFTMGEQNISCLEVIDNGPGKDPNSPPKKDSLGMELISLLTHQLKGRLEELTSNEQHTTRIFFPLK